One window from the genome of Chrysemys picta bellii isolate R12L10 chromosome 15, ASM1138683v2, whole genome shotgun sequence encodes:
- the LOC135975841 gene encoding immunoglobulin superfamily member 1-like encodes MAWAPLLLALLTYCSGVSSQPVVTQEPSMSVTPGGAVTLSCSLSTGAVTTGNYPAWYQQKPGSAPRTLIYTNTRPSGIPARFSGSISGNNTALTITGVQAEDEADYYCAVSQPVVTQEPSMSVTPGGAVTLSCSLSTGAITTGNYPGWFQQKPGSAPRTLIYSTNSRPSGIPARFSGSISGNNAALTITGVQAEDEADYYCVVYTGSSSNTYHRVSSQPVVTQEPSMSVTPGGAVTLSCSLSTGAITTGNYPGWYQQKPGTAPRQLIYNTNSRPSGIPARFSGSISGNNAALTITGVQAEDEADYYCVVHTGSLSQFTLTQPPSVSVSIGNTVKLSCALSSGSTFGGVPWYQQKDGNSPRYLLRYNKESDKHQGSGVPSRFAGSKDASNTTCYLTITSVQAEDEADYYCTAWSGSAAQ; translated from the exons atggcctgggcccctctgctcctcgcgCTGCTCACGTACTGCTCTG GGGTCAGTTCGCAGCCCGTGGTGACTCAGGAGCCCTCGATGTCggtgaccccaggaggggctgtcactctgtcctgcagcctgagcactGGAGCCGTCACCACCGGCAACTATCCAGCCTGGTACCAGCAGAAACCAGGCTCTGCTCCTCGGACACTTATATACACCAATACCAGACCCTCCGGGATCCCTGCCCGGTTCTCTGGGTCCATATCCGGTAACAACACTGCCCTGACCATCACCGGTGTCCAGGCAGAGGATGAGGCTGACTATTACTGTGCTGT TTCGCAGCCCGTGGTGACTCAGGAGCCCTCGATGTCggtgaccccaggaggggctgtcactctgtcctgcagcctgagcactGGAGCCATCACCACCGGCAACTATCCAGGCTGGTTCCAGCAGAAACCAGGCTCTGCTCCTCGGACACTTATATACAGCACCAATAGCAGACCCTCCGGGATCCCTGCCCGGTTCTCTGGGTCCATATCCGGTAACAACGCTGCCCTGACCATCACCGGTGTCCAGGCAGAGGATGAGGCTGACTATTACTGTGTTGTGTATACCGGTAGCAGTAGTAATACATATCACA GGGTCAGTTCGCAGCCCGTGGTGACTCAGGAGCCCTCGATGTCggtgaccccaggaggggctgtcactctgtcctgcagcctgagcactGGAGCCATCACCACCGGCAACTATCCAGGCTGGTACCAGCAGAAACCTGGCACTGCTCCTCGGCAGCTTATATACAACACCAATAGCAGACCCTCCGGGATCCCTGCCCGGTTCTCTGGGTCCATATCCGGTAACAACGCTGCCCTGACCATCACCGGCGTCCAGGCAGAGGATGAGGCTGACTATTACTGTGTTGTACATACTG gTTCCCTCTCCCAGTTTACTCTGACTCAGCCGCCCTCAGTGTCAGTGTCCATTGGAAACACAGTTAAACTCTCCTGTGCCCTCAGCAGTGGATCCACATTTGGAGGTGTCCCCTGGTACCAACAGAAAGATGGGAACAGCCCAAGATACCTTCTGAGGTACAACAAAGAGTCAGACAAACACCAAGGCTCAGGGGTCCCCAGTCGTTTTGCTGGTTCCAAAGACGCCTCTAATACAACCTGCTACTTAACCATCACCAGCGTCCAAGCAGAGGatgaggctgattattactgtACTGCGTGGTCTGGGAGTGCTGCACAGTGA
- the LOC103307417 gene encoding uncharacterized protein LOC103307417, with amino-acid sequence MAWAPLLLTLLTYCSGVSSQPVVTQEPSMSVTPGGAVTLSCSLSSGAITSSNAPGWYQQKPGSAPRQLIYSTNSRPSGIPARFSGSISGNNAALTITGVQAEDEADYYCIVWASSVNHSDPARWGTETKTSPVFISSSLGSRESEGPSQRPVCLRKPSSCGFPTMAWAPLLLALLTYCSGVSSQPVVTQEPSMSVTPGGAVTLSCSLSTGAVTTGNYPAWYQQKPGTAPRQLIYNTNSRPSGIPARFSGSISGNNAALTITGVQAEDEADYYCVIHTGNANHSSLSQVTLTQLPSVSVSIGNTVKLSCALSSGSTFGSVAGYQQKDGNSPRYLLRCNTDSDKYQGSGVSSHFVGSKDASNTTGYLTISGFQAEDEADYYCAGGFGSGSTWQEPQ; translated from the exons atggcctgggcccctctgctcctcacgctgctcacGTACTGCTCAG GGGTCAGTTCGCAGCCCGTGGTGACTCAGGAGCCCTCGATGTCggtgaccccaggaggggctgtcactctgtcctgcagcctgagctctggagcCATCACCAGCAGCAATGCTCCAGGCTGGTACCAGCAGAAACCAGGCTCTGCTCCTCGGCAGCTTATATACAGCACCAATAGCAGACCCTCCGGGATCCCTGCCCGGTTCTCTGGGTCCATATCCGGTAACAACGCTGCCCTGACCATCACCGGTGTCCAGGCAGAGGATGAGGCTGACTATTACTGTATTGTGTGGGCTAGTAGTGTGAACCACAGTGATCcagccagatggggaactgagacaaaaacctCCCCTGTCTTCATCtcctccagcctgggctct agagaatcggagggtcccagccaGAGACCCGTTTGCCTCAGGAAGCCGAGCTCGTGTGGAttccccaccatggcctgggcccctctgctcctcgcgCTGCTCACGTACTGCTCAG GGGTCAGTTCGCAGCCCGTGGTGACTCAGGAGCCCTCGATGTCggtgaccccaggaggggctgtcactctgtcctgcagcctgagcactGGAGCCGTCACCACCGGCAACTATCCAGCCTGGTACCAGCAGAAACCTGGCACTGCTCCTCGGCAGCTTATATACAACACCAATAGCAGACCCTCCGGGATCCCTGCCCGGTTCTCTGGGTCCATATCCGGTAACAACGCTGCCCTGACCATCACCGGCGTCCAGGCAGAGGATGAGGCTGACTATTACTGTGTTATACATACGGGTAATGCGAATCACA GTTCCCTCTCCCAGGTTACTCTGACTCAGCTGCCCTCAGTGTCAGTGTCCATTGGCAACACAGTTAAACTCTCCTGCGCCCTTAGCAGTGGATCCACATTTGGAAGTGTCGCCGGGTACCAGCAGAAAGATGGGAACAGCCCTAGGTACCTTCTGAGGTGCAACACTGACTCCGACAAGTACCAAGGCTCTGGGGTCTCCAGTCACTTTGTTGGTTCTAAAGACGCCTCTAATACAACCGGCTACTTAACCATCTCCGGGTTCCAGGCAGAGGAcgaggctgattattactgtgCTGGAGGTTTTGGCAGTGGTAGCACCTGGCAGGAACCACAGTGA
- the LOC135975815 gene encoding SRRM2 protein homolog rsr-2-like yields MQADNRKRAPAWTVREVLDLIAVWGEDSVLAELRSKRRNAKTFEKISKGMMERGHNRDSEQCRVKVKELRQAYQKTKEANGRSGSEPRTCRYYAELHAILGGAATTTPPLFMDSGSGIVSTPEDSADGVEEEEEEEEDELAESTQHSLLPNSQDLFITLTEVPSQASQASTQDSDPMEGTSAAANSSSLPPPSRRLSKIRRRKKKTRDEMFSEIMQSSRSDRAHLNEWKETVSKYRKEVSEREDRRDQREERRDQREERRDDRDERWRQEDQRMKDATLGLLRRLVEVQERLLENRLPLQPLFHPPPSPCSVSSSPRRVRTRGGGGSVHLPIPPQ; encoded by the exons atgcaggctgataatcgaaaaagagcaccagcatggaccgtgagggaggtactggatctgatcgctgtatggggagaggattcagtgcttgcagaacttcgttctaaaagacgaaatgcaaaaacttttgaaaaaatctccaagggcatgatggagagaggccacaatagggactctgagcagtgccgcgtgaaagtcaaggagctcagacaagcctatcagaaaacaaaggaggcaaacggtcgctccgggtcagagccgcggacatgccgctactacgccgagctgcatgcaattctagggggggctgccaccactaccccacctttgttcatggattctgggtcggggatagtctcgacgcctgaggattctgccgatggggtagaggaggaggaggaggaggaggaggatgagcttgcagagagcacacagcactcccttctccccaacagccaggatctttttatcaccctgactgaagtaccctcccaagcctcccaagccagtacccaagactctgaccccatggaagggacctcag cagctgcaaattcctcaagcctccctcctccatcccgaaggttatcaaagataaggcgtcgtaagaagaagacgcgagacgagatgttttctgaaattatgcaatccagcaggagtgacagagctcatctgaatgagtggaaggaaacagtttcaaagtataggaaagaagtcagtgaacgtgaggacaggagggaccaacgtgaggagaggagggaccaacgtgaggagaggagagacgatcgagatgagagatggcggcaggaagaccagaggatgaaggatgcaacgctggggctgctccggcgtctggtggaggttcaggaacggctgctggaaaacagactgccgcttcagcccctgttccaccctcccccctccccatgttccgtatcctcctcacccagacgtgtaagaacgcggggggggggaggctccgtacaccttcccattccaccccagtag